A single region of the Metarhizium brunneum chromosome 6, complete sequence genome encodes:
- the grg-1_2 gene encoding Glucose-repressible protein — MDSLKQGANYVSETVKQATSGASKETNKQVAKDSDAPIGTRASAAKDALGDKVDEHKHDAKAEAHKQQI; from the exons ATGGATTCCCTCAAGCAAGGTGCCAACTACGTCTCCGAGACTGTCAAGCAGGCCACCAGCGGAGCCTCCAAGGAGACCAACAAGCAAGTTGCCAAGGACAGCGATGCCCCCATCGGCACTCG TGCTTCTGCTGCCAAGGACGCCCTTGGTGACAAGGTCGACGAGCACAAGCACGATGCTAAAGCTGAGGCTCACAAGCAGCAGATCTAG